In Halorhabdus rudnickae, the following proteins share a genomic window:
- the mre11 gene encoding DNA double-strand break repair protein Mre11, with translation MTRVLHTGDTHLGYRQYHSPERQRDFLDAFRQVIDDAVAEDVDAVVHAGDLFHDRRPRLQDIMGALGTLRRLDEAAIPFLAIVGNHEGKRDAQWLDLFESLDLAVRLDETPTVIGDTAFYGLDFVARAVRDDLAYDFEPHDVAHAALVSHGLFEPFDHGDWDAREILAESSIDFDAMLLGDDHTPARREIDGTWLTYCGSTERASASEREARGYNLVSFEDAVDIRRRSIETREFVFVDLDLADGEGIERVRERVGQYDLGGAVVIVTIEGEGERVPPATIEEFARERGALIARVNDRREVDEEAAYDVSFADPDDAVRERIEQLGLSPAAGELDELVRASKVADSNVDDAVESWVREIVDEADPDRFEPAPVESDVPGEETEQATDGEDSTDGTDGPATEDDPGLAGEDGTGETDRAASEDDQGPDGEDGIENSDEAGSEETVEPAGEPDDEEIAGGGDPPDDPQGGEPQPDDTQSDEEAADDSDGQATMGEFL, from the coding sequence ATGACGCGGGTGCTGCACACGGGCGATACCCATCTCGGTTACCGGCAGTATCACTCGCCGGAACGCCAGCGTGACTTTCTGGATGCGTTTCGGCAGGTCATCGACGATGCGGTCGCGGAAGATGTCGACGCCGTCGTTCACGCCGGTGACCTCTTTCACGACCGGCGACCGCGCCTGCAGGATATAATGGGCGCGCTCGGAACGCTCCGTCGACTCGATGAGGCTGCCATCCCGTTTCTGGCGATCGTGGGTAACCACGAGGGCAAACGGGACGCCCAGTGGCTCGATCTCTTCGAATCACTCGATCTAGCGGTCCGACTGGACGAGACGCCGACCGTGATCGGCGATACCGCTTTCTACGGGCTGGACTTCGTGGCTCGCGCCGTCCGCGACGACCTGGCGTACGATTTCGAACCGCACGACGTTGCCCACGCCGCCCTGGTCTCTCATGGATTGTTCGAGCCGTTCGATCACGGCGACTGGGACGCCCGCGAAATCCTCGCCGAATCGTCGATCGACTTCGATGCAATGTTGCTCGGCGACGATCACACGCCCGCCCGACGGGAGATCGACGGAACCTGGCTCACGTACTGCGGATCAACCGAGCGGGCCAGTGCGTCCGAGCGCGAGGCGCGCGGGTACAACCTCGTTTCCTTCGAGGACGCGGTCGACATCCGTCGTCGGTCCATCGAGACCCGCGAGTTCGTCTTCGTCGATCTGGACCTCGCTGACGGCGAGGGGATCGAACGGGTCCGCGAGCGGGTCGGCCAGTACGACCTGGGGGGTGCGGTCGTGATCGTCACCATCGAGGGTGAAGGCGAACGCGTCCCGCCGGCAACGATCGAAGAGTTTGCCCGCGAACGGGGCGCACTGATCGCTCGCGTCAACGACCGCCGCGAGGTCGACGAGGAGGCCGCCTACGACGTGAGTTTCGCCGACCCCGACGACGCCGTCCGCGAGCGGATCGAGCAACTCGGACTCAGCCCCGCTGCAGGGGAACTCGACGAACTTGTCCGGGCGAGCAAAGTCGCCGACTCCAACGTCGACGACGCCGTCGAATCCTGGGTCCGGGAGATCGTCGACGAGGCCGACCCCGATCGGTTCGAACCGGCTCCCGTCGAGAGTGACGTCCCAGGTGAGGAGACCGAACAGGCGACGGACGGCGAGGACAGCACGGACGGGACGGACGGACCGGCCACCGAGGACGATCCGGGACTGGCCGGTGAGGACGGTACAGGGGAGACCGACAGAGCGGCCAGCGAAGACGACCAGGGGCCAGACGGCGAAGATGGAATCGAGAACAGCGACGAAGCGGGCAGCGAGGAAACAGTGGAGCCGGCTGGTGAGCCGGACGACGAGGAGATCGCCGGTGGGGGAGACCCACCTGATGATCCCCAGGGGGGCGAACCACAGCCGGACGACACCCAGTCCGACGAGGAGGCGGCCGACGACAGCGACGGCCAGGCAACCATGGGTGAGTTCCTGTGA
- a CDS encoding DUF7331 family protein codes for MSNPANGSRSDGATSREPTLPEPSESDATVEFYETEDGTVLYDAENPMAWIYSDDATALPDHR; via the coding sequence ATGTCGAACCCCGCCAACGGAAGCCGGAGCGACGGAGCGACGTCCCGGGAGCCAACGCTCCCCGAACCGTCCGAGTCTGACGCGACAGTGGAGTTCTACGAGACCGAGGACGGGACAGTACTCTACGACGCAGAGAACCCGATGGCGTGGATCTACAGCGACGACGCCACAGCCCTTCCGGACCACCGGTGA
- a CDS encoding DUF7322 domain-containing protein, protein MSSSDPLEEFFEEDVDGNDDLIPTVEVPEPKPSEGEIDSETVDLFWQLVLVFNVALFGVTVGPMVLYFLGDVRIGGGLLAVGIVAGGYGLVRYRQFVRTRSEDS, encoded by the coding sequence GTGTCCAGCAGTGACCCGCTCGAGGAGTTTTTCGAAGAGGATGTCGACGGAAACGACGATCTGATCCCGACGGTCGAGGTCCCCGAGCCGAAACCATCTGAGGGTGAGATCGACTCGGAGACAGTCGATTTGTTCTGGCAGCTCGTCCTCGTGTTCAACGTCGCACTGTTCGGCGTCACCGTCGGCCCGATGGTCCTGTATTTCCTCGGCGACGTCCGGATCGGCGGGGGTCTCTTGGCCGTCGGAATCGTGGCTGGCGGATACGGTCTCGTCCGCTACCGCCAATTTGTCCGCACGCGGTCAGAGGACAGTTAG
- a CDS encoding ABC transporter ATP-binding protein, which yields MATLQINNLHAEVAEEGGERILEGVDLTVESGEIHALMGPNGSGKSTTAKIIAGHPAYEVTEGEVLLELDSDEYDEAIPEDKRTWNLLDLEPNERAALGVFLGFQYPAEIEGVTMVNFLRTALNAKLEEREELFEDEEAADAETDDEAEEAGYDTSPMEGPADEGEVSVAEFQQLLKEKMEQLDMDESFAERYLNAGFSGGEKKQNEVLQAAILEPEIAVLDEIDSGLDIDRLQDVSKGINSLRDDQGTGVLQITHYQRILDYVEPDHVHVMLDGKIAKSGGPELAEKLEDEGYDWVREQVYEAA from the coding sequence ATGGCTACACTCCAGATCAACAATCTCCACGCGGAAGTCGCCGAAGAGGGTGGCGAGCGGATCCTCGAGGGCGTCGACCTGACGGTCGAGTCCGGCGAGATCCACGCACTGATGGGACCGAACGGCAGCGGCAAGTCGACCACGGCGAAGATCATCGCCGGCCATCCCGCCTACGAGGTGACTGAGGGCGAAGTACTCCTCGAACTCGACAGTGACGAGTACGACGAGGCGATTCCCGAGGACAAACGCACCTGGAATCTGCTCGACCTCGAACCCAACGAGCGCGCGGCACTCGGCGTCTTCCTCGGCTTCCAGTATCCGGCCGAGATCGAGGGCGTGACGATGGTGAATTTCCTCCGGACGGCACTCAACGCCAAGCTCGAGGAGCGCGAGGAGCTGTTCGAGGACGAGGAAGCGGCCGATGCGGAAACGGACGACGAAGCGGAAGAGGCGGGCTACGACACCTCGCCGATGGAAGGGCCTGCCGACGAGGGCGAGGTCAGCGTCGCCGAGTTCCAGCAACTCCTCAAAGAGAAGATGGAGCAACTGGACATGGACGAGTCCTTCGCCGAGCGATACCTCAACGCCGGGTTCTCCGGCGGCGAGAAGAAACAGAACGAAGTCCTGCAGGCAGCGATCCTCGAACCCGAGATCGCCGTCCTCGACGAGATCGACTCCGGGCTGGACATCGATCGCCTTCAGGATGTCTCGAAGGGCATCAACTCCCTTCGGGACGACCAGGGGACGGGCGTCCTCCAGATCACCCACTACCAGCGCATCCTCGACTACGTCGAACCCGATCACGTTCACGTGATGCTCGACGGCAAGATCGCCAAGAGCGGCGGCCCGGAACTGGCCGAGAAACTCGAGGACGAGGGCTACGATTGGGTCCGCGAGCAGGTTTACGAGGCGGCCTGA
- the sufB gene encoding Fe-S cluster assembly protein SufB, translating to MSSDNDLESTDTEARFEFKKEQSSAYEAEVGLTEETVRKISEDKDEPEWMLERRLRALEQYKEMPMPTDWPGQPDLSEVDIDEIIPYIRPDIETRGGEDDWDDLPDEIQDTFDKLGIPEAEQQALSGVGAQYESEIVYQNMQEQWEEKGVVFMDMDKAVQEHPELVREHFMTKAVPPSDNKFAALHGAVWSGGSFVYIPEGVTVQMPIQAYFRMNSEGMGQFEHTLIIAEENSEVHYIEGCSAPQYAHHNLHSGGVEVFVKEGAHVQYSTVQNWSKNTYNLNTKRAIVEADGRMEWISGSMGSKATMLYPSSILKGPGASDNHITIAFAGEGQDIDTGAKVYHNAPNTKSTIESKSIAKDGGRTNYRGLVHIANGAENSSTSVECDALMFDNESTSDTMPYMEIQDNKVDVAHEATVGKIGDEDVFYLQSRGLDDDDAKQMIVAGFIEPITEELPIEYAVELNRLIELEMEGSLG from the coding sequence ATGAGTTCAGATAACGATCTCGAATCGACCGATACGGAGGCTCGATTCGAATTCAAGAAAGAGCAGTCATCGGCCTACGAAGCCGAGGTCGGTCTCACCGAGGAGACCGTCCGAAAGATCTCAGAAGACAAGGACGAGCCCGAGTGGATGCTCGAACGGCGTCTTCGCGCCTTAGAGCAGTACAAGGAGATGCCGATGCCGACCGACTGGCCCGGCCAGCCGGACCTCTCGGAAGTCGACATCGACGAAATCATCCCGTACATCCGCCCGGACATCGAAACCCGCGGCGGCGAGGACGACTGGGACGATCTGCCCGACGAGATCCAGGACACTTTCGACAAGCTGGGCATTCCCGAGGCCGAACAGCAGGCACTCTCGGGCGTCGGTGCCCAGTACGAGTCCGAGATCGTCTACCAGAACATGCAGGAGCAGTGGGAGGAGAAAGGCGTCGTGTTCATGGACATGGACAAGGCTGTTCAGGAACACCCCGAACTCGTCCGTGAGCACTTCATGACGAAGGCCGTCCCGCCGAGCGACAACAAGTTCGCCGCGCTCCACGGTGCGGTCTGGTCGGGCGGCAGCTTCGTCTACATCCCCGAGGGCGTCACCGTTCAGATGCCCATCCAGGCGTACTTCCGCATGAATTCGGAGGGCATGGGCCAGTTTGAGCACACCCTCATCATCGCCGAGGAGAACTCGGAAGTTCACTACATCGAGGGCTGTTCGGCACCCCAGTACGCCCATCACAATCTCCACAGTGGGGGCGTCGAGGTCTTCGTCAAGGAAGGCGCTCACGTCCAGTACTCGACGGTGCAAAACTGGTCGAAAAACACCTACAACCTCAACACCAAGCGCGCCATTGTCGAAGCCGACGGCCGCATGGAGTGGATTTCGGGGTCGATGGGTTCGAAGGCCACCATGCTGTACCCGAGTTCCATCCTCAAGGGACCCGGTGCCAGCGACAACCACATCACCATCGCCTTCGCGGGCGAGGGACAGGACATCGACACCGGCGCGAAGGTTTACCACAACGCGCCAAACACGAAGTCCACTATCGAATCGAAGTCTATCGCCAAGGACGGCGGCCGGACGAACTACCGTGGCCTGGTCCACATCGCCAACGGTGCGGAAAACTCTTCGACCAGCGTCGAGTGTGACGCGCTGATGTTCGACAACGAGTCGACCAGCGACACCATGCCGTACATGGAGATCCAGGACAACAAGGTCGACGTCGCCCACGAGGCGACGGTCGGCAAGATCGGCGACGAGGACGTCTTCTATCTGCAAAGCCGCGGGCTTGACGACGACGACGCAAAGCAGATGATCGTCGCCGGGTTCATCGAGCCGATCACGGAGGAACTGCCCATCGAGTACGCCGTCGAACTCAACCGTCTCATCGAACTGGAGATGGAGGGAAGTCTCGGATGA
- a CDS encoding DNA-directed DNA polymerase, with protein MADSGQQRGLGEFAGGDDRPAEEAQVVAGNGGQGAGVVETDEWKYPDADGTVELSVTQVDYTIEGTGDDEYPVLHVFGRTADRTLEHVRVYEFKPYFYAPVDSVDQERLAGYDAITGWTHADDDGEPFESIRGEELVRIFGRTPRDVGQIRDDFDHYEADILFPNRLLIDKDITSGIRVPERRTDDGSIRVPHDEIEAIDYDAEARVNTFDIEVDDRSGFPEDGEEPIICLTSHDSYRDEYVVWLYDSPVGIDPPEALDRYEPLEGDFEADVRVFEQEEAMLAAFLDYIAETDPDILTGWNFGDFDAPYLISRLQVLENGTDLNLDMNRLSRVNEVWESDWQGPDIKGRVVFDLLRAYKRTQFTELDSYRLEDVGQEELGAGKETYTGDIGTLWEEDPERLLEYNLRDVELCVELDRKQDIIAFFEEVASFVGCKLEDAPTPGDAVDMYVLHKAFGNFVLPSKGTVESGEEFEGGAVFEPISGIKEMVSVQDLKSLYPMCMVTINASPETKVDPATYDGETFRAPDPSGQHFRKEPDGIVREMVEELLSEREEKKSLRNEHEPGNEAYELYDRQQGAVKVIMNSLYGVSGWDRFRLYDKDNAAAVTATGRSVIEYTESAVNDLGYDVTYGDTDSVMISMGTDMSVEDAIDRSFEIEEAINASYDEFASETLNAEEHRFQIEFEKLYRRFFQAGKKKRYAGHIVWKEGKDVDDIDITGFEYQRSDIAPITKRVQKEVLDMIVTEGDVDAVTEYLHDVIADFQSGNVDVEDVGIPGGIGKRLDNYDTDTAQVRGAKYANKLLGTNFDRGSKPKRLYLKKVHPDYFRRIEDERGLDPSRDLIYGEFKRDPDVICFDVAEQIPPEFEVDWEKMLEKTLKGPIARVIEALDVSWEEVKSGQEQTGLGQFM; from the coding sequence ATGGCAGATTCCGGGCAGCAGCGCGGTCTCGGCGAGTTCGCCGGTGGCGACGACCGGCCGGCCGAGGAGGCGCAGGTCGTCGCCGGCAACGGCGGGCAGGGGGCCGGCGTCGTCGAGACCGACGAGTGGAAGTATCCCGACGCCGACGGCACCGTCGAGTTGTCGGTTACGCAGGTCGATTACACGATCGAAGGCACAGGCGACGACGAGTACCCGGTGCTTCACGTCTTTGGCCGCACCGCGGATCGCACGCTGGAACACGTTCGCGTCTACGAGTTCAAGCCGTACTTCTATGCCCCTGTTGACTCCGTTGACCAGGAGCGACTCGCGGGGTACGACGCGATCACCGGCTGGACGCACGCCGACGACGACGGCGAGCCATTCGAGTCCATTCGCGGAGAGGAACTCGTGCGGATTTTCGGCCGGACGCCCCGAGACGTCGGGCAGATCCGGGACGACTTCGACCACTACGAGGCGGATATCCTCTTTCCGAACCGCCTACTGATCGACAAGGACATCACCAGCGGTATCCGCGTCCCCGAACGCCGCACCGACGACGGCTCGATCCGGGTTCCACACGACGAGATCGAAGCCATCGACTACGACGCCGAAGCTCGGGTCAATACCTTCGACATCGAGGTCGACGACCGCTCGGGCTTTCCGGAGGACGGTGAAGAACCAATCATCTGTCTGACTAGTCACGACTCCTATCGCGACGAATACGTCGTCTGGCTGTACGACTCGCCGGTCGGGATCGATCCGCCGGAGGCACTGGATCGCTACGAACCCCTCGAAGGCGATTTCGAGGCTGACGTTCGCGTCTTCGAGCAGGAGGAGGCGATGCTCGCGGCGTTTCTGGACTACATCGCGGAGACCGATCCGGACATCCTGACGGGCTGGAACTTCGGGGATTTCGACGCGCCCTATCTCATCTCCCGGTTGCAGGTGCTCGAAAACGGGACGGACCTGAACCTGGACATGAATCGCCTCTCGCGGGTCAACGAGGTCTGGGAGAGCGACTGGCAGGGACCGGACATCAAAGGTCGGGTGGTCTTCGATCTCCTGCGGGCGTACAAACGGACCCAATTCACCGAACTTGATTCCTACCGGCTGGAAGACGTCGGCCAGGAGGAACTCGGGGCCGGCAAAGAGACCTACACCGGCGACATCGGCACGCTCTGGGAAGAAGACCCCGAGCGACTGCTCGAATACAACCTCCGGGACGTCGAACTTTGTGTCGAACTCGACCGCAAGCAGGACATCATCGCGTTCTTCGAAGAGGTCGCCTCGTTCGTGGGCTGCAAACTCGAAGACGCACCGACACCAGGAGACGCCGTCGACATGTACGTCCTGCACAAGGCCTTCGGGAACTTCGTTTTGCCCTCGAAGGGCACCGTCGAGTCCGGCGAGGAGTTCGAGGGCGGAGCCGTCTTCGAACCGATCAGCGGGATCAAGGAGATGGTCAGCGTCCAGGACTTGAAGTCACTGTATCCGATGTGCATGGTAACGATCAACGCTTCCCCGGAGACGAAAGTCGATCCCGCCACCTACGACGGAGAGACGTTCCGTGCACCGGATCCGAGCGGCCAGCATTTCCGGAAGGAGCCCGATGGCATCGTCCGGGAGATGGTCGAGGAACTTCTGTCAGAACGGGAAGAAAAGAAGTCTCTCCGAAACGAGCACGAGCCCGGAAACGAAGCGTACGAACTCTATGACCGGCAGCAAGGGGCTGTCAAGGTTATTATGAATTCTCTCTACGGCGTTTCGGGATGGGATCGGTTCCGACTCTATGACAAGGACAACGCTGCGGCCGTGACCGCAACGGGGCGGTCGGTCATCGAGTACACCGAGTCGGCCGTCAACGACCTTGGATACGACGTGACATATGGCGATACTGACAGCGTTATGATAAGTATGGGGACGGATATGTCTGTCGAGGACGCCATCGACCGCTCCTTCGAGATCGAGGAGGCGATCAACGCCTCTTATGACGAGTTCGCCAGTGAGACGCTGAACGCCGAGGAACATCGCTTCCAGATCGAGTTCGAGAAACTCTACCGACGGTTCTTCCAGGCGGGCAAGAAGAAACGCTACGCGGGCCACATCGTCTGGAAAGAGGGCAAGGACGTCGACGACATCGATATCACGGGTTTCGAGTATCAGCGTTCGGACATCGCCCCCATCACCAAGCGCGTCCAGAAGGAGGTTCTGGACATGATCGTCACCGAGGGCGATGTCGACGCCGTCACGGAGTATCTCCACGACGTGATCGCGGACTTCCAGTCCGGCAACGTCGATGTCGAGGACGTCGGTATCCCTGGCGGAATCGGCAAGCGACTGGACAACTACGACACCGATACCGCCCAGGTCCGGGGGGCGAAGTACGCCAACAAATTGCTCGGAACGAACTTCGATCGCGGGAGCAAACCCAAGCGACTCTATCTAAAGAAGGTCCATCCCGATTACTTCCGGCGGATCGAAGACGAGCGAGGTCTCGATCCATCACGTGATCTCATCTATGGGGAGTTCAAGCGCGACCCGGACGTGATCTGCTTCGATGTCGCCGAACAGATCCCCCCGGAGTTCGAGGTCGACTGGGAGAAGATGTTAGAGAAGACTCTCAAGGGCCCGATCGCTCGCGTGATCGAGGCCCTGGACGTCTCCTGGGAGGAAGTCAAGAGCGGCCAGGAACAGACGGGTCTCGGACAGTTCATGTGA
- a CDS encoding DUF7346 family protein: protein MRTVQDEDGRTYLLLKRSADGWLVHDPETGQETYRPPADLELRDEESPLSAAANAVSPPVRAVLTAVRTERSLGLLLELERDGPLSVRAMLDRYEYCESDLHGRLAEFRVAGLIKEQQVTGERGYGTTELAAEGLEYLSADRD from the coding sequence ATGCGGACAGTGCAGGATGAGGACGGACGGACCTATCTCCTACTGAAGCGCTCGGCCGATGGATGGTTGGTCCACGATCCCGAGACCGGCCAGGAGACGTATCGACCGCCAGCAGACCTCGAACTGCGAGACGAGGAGTCCCCGCTCTCGGCGGCAGCGAATGCGGTTTCACCGCCGGTTCGGGCGGTGCTGACCGCCGTCCGGACCGAACGCTCGCTGGGGCTGCTTCTCGAACTCGAGCGGGACGGTCCGCTGTCGGTCAGAGCGATGCTCGATCGATACGAATACTGCGAGAGCGACCTGCACGGTCGATTGGCCGAATTCCGTGTCGCTGGGCTCATCAAGGAGCAACAGGTCACCGGCGAACGGGGATACGGAACGACTGAACTCGCAGCCGAGGGCCTCGAATATCTGTCAGCCGATCGAGACTGA
- the rad50 gene encoding DNA double-strand break repair ATPase Rad50 has translation MRFERVRLENFKCYADADLRLDRGVTVIHGVNGSGKSSLLEACFFALYGARALDRTLEELVTIGAEEATVELWFAHGGESYHIKRRLRVRDDRATTVECVLDEPDGVVEGARDVRSRVASLLRMDHEAFVNCAYVRQGEVNKLINATPSERQDMIDDLLQLGRLEEYRQRASDARVGVGRVLEGKRESLSQLTDQIDAKEEKDLPERLNEAQSELTTVKSELERYDEQRETARETLEEATSLLEEYEQRRDELEDVDGEIDDLTETIETDECEREALADEIAECRERSDELRTRIESELEATDLSTDADRDAVESLIDDLEERDDEIRDEIEQHRLDAQRHREDAQNHRDAAVDAEERATEKRERAGELESNLEETRSDLADRRETLIDLTERIDAIEDAFEDAPVELGDAEGFREDVANELEDVRSELTTLEATIESLEADIEEGQALLEAGKCPECGQSVSEAPRIESLEDDRERLADLRTEREELTETREHIEDRFERAETLVDREDEHDRLWDKRETLAELIDERESSIQETEGRVETLQEEADELEAEAEQHRESAEAADEQAEDSREAIAECNERRGELADRIETLEDVLADFDRLEDLAEDIESSRERREQLAEMNDERRDRLGTLRDRRSELADAIDEDRLAEARADRDRAETYLEEVAEEIQQREQRRDELQARIGAIENEIEELRSLRERHEELEATVEHLESLYEEAQQLQEMYGQLRAELRQRNVETLERMLNDTFDLVYRNDSYDRIELETDYHLTIYQKDGEALDPDQLSGGERALFNLSLRGAIYRLLAEGIEGAAPTPPLILDEPTVFLDSGHVSQLLELIEYMRTEIGVEQIVVVSHDDELVDAADDLVHVDKDATTNRSQVERRERAGLVAD, from the coding sequence GTGAGGTTCGAACGCGTCCGCCTGGAGAACTTCAAGTGCTACGCCGACGCAGACTTGCGACTGGATCGTGGCGTGACGGTCATCCACGGCGTCAACGGCAGCGGGAAGTCCTCGCTGCTCGAGGCCTGTTTTTTCGCCCTCTATGGCGCTCGCGCCCTCGACCGGACGCTTGAGGAACTCGTCACGATCGGGGCCGAGGAGGCCACCGTCGAACTGTGGTTTGCCCACGGCGGGGAGTCCTATCACATCAAACGCCGACTCCGTGTCCGTGACGACCGGGCGACGACTGTCGAGTGTGTCTTAGACGAACCGGACGGCGTTGTCGAAGGGGCGCGTGACGTCCGTAGTCGCGTCGCCTCACTGTTGCGGATGGATCACGAGGCGTTCGTCAACTGCGCGTACGTCCGCCAGGGCGAGGTCAACAAGCTCATCAATGCGACCCCGAGCGAACGCCAGGACATGATCGACGATCTCCTCCAGCTCGGTCGACTGGAGGAGTATCGCCAGCGAGCCAGTGACGCCCGCGTCGGCGTCGGGCGCGTCCTCGAGGGCAAGCGAGAGTCTCTCTCCCAGTTAACGGACCAGATCGACGCAAAGGAAGAGAAGGATCTCCCGGAGCGACTCAACGAAGCCCAGAGCGAACTTACCACGGTCAAAAGCGAACTCGAGCGCTACGACGAACAGCGGGAGACTGCCCGTGAGACACTCGAGGAAGCGACATCGCTCCTTGAGGAGTACGAACAGCGCCGCGACGAACTCGAAGATGTCGACGGGGAGATCGACGATTTGACGGAGACAATCGAGACCGACGAGTGCGAGCGCGAGGCACTCGCCGACGAGATCGCCGAGTGCCGCGAGCGCAGCGACGAGCTCCGGACCCGGATCGAATCCGAACTCGAGGCGACCGATCTTTCGACCGACGCCGATCGTGACGCTGTCGAGTCGTTGATCGACGACCTCGAGGAGCGCGACGACGAGATCCGCGACGAGATCGAGCAACACCGTCTGGATGCACAGCGCCACCGCGAGGACGCACAGAATCACCGTGACGCTGCAGTCGATGCCGAGGAACGCGCCACGGAGAAACGCGAGCGGGCTGGTGAGTTAGAGTCGAATCTCGAGGAGACGCGGTCCGATCTCGCCGATCGCCGAGAGACACTTATCGACCTGACCGAGCGGATCGACGCGATCGAAGATGCCTTCGAAGACGCGCCGGTCGAACTCGGCGACGCGGAGGGGTTCCGCGAGGACGTGGCAAACGAACTCGAGGACGTCAGAAGCGAGCTGACCACACTCGAAGCGACGATTGAATCCCTCGAAGCCGACATCGAGGAGGGCCAAGCACTGTTGGAGGCCGGCAAGTGCCCCGAATGCGGACAGTCTGTCTCGGAGGCCCCCCGGATCGAATCGCTTGAGGACGACCGTGAGCGACTGGCCGACCTCCGCACGGAACGCGAGGAGTTGACGGAGACGCGGGAACATATCGAGGACCGATTCGAGCGTGCCGAGACGCTGGTCGATCGCGAGGACGAACACGACCGACTCTGGGACAAACGCGAGACGCTGGCCGAGCTGATCGACGAACGGGAGTCGTCGATCCAGGAGACTGAAGGGCGCGTCGAGACCCTGCAGGAGGAGGCCGACGAACTCGAAGCCGAGGCCGAACAGCACCGCGAGTCGGCCGAGGCGGCCGACGAGCAGGCCGAGGATTCTCGGGAAGCCATCGCCGAGTGCAACGAGCGCCGTGGCGAACTCGCCGACCGGATCGAGACGCTGGAGGACGTACTGGCTGACTTCGATCGACTCGAAGACCTCGCCGAGGACATCGAATCCTCTCGAGAGCGTCGGGAGCAACTCGCGGAGATGAACGACGAGCGGCGCGATCGCCTCGGGACGCTCCGGGACCGCCGCTCGGAACTCGCCGACGCGATCGACGAGGATCGACTGGCCGAGGCCCGAGCGGACAGGGATCGGGCCGAGACGTATCTGGAGGAAGTAGCCGAAGAGATCCAGCAGCGCGAGCAACGGCGCGACGAACTTCAGGCCCGGATCGGCGCCATCGAGAACGAAATCGAGGAACTCAGATCCCTCCGCGAGCGCCACGAGGAACTCGAAGCGACCGTCGAACACCTCGAATCCCTCTACGAGGAGGCCCAACAGCTCCAGGAGATGTACGGCCAGCTTCGGGCGGAACTCCGACAGCGAAACGTCGAGACCTTAGAACGGATGCTCAACGACACGTTCGATCTCGTCTATCGCAACGACTCCTACGATCGGATCGAACTCGAGACGGACTACCATCTCACGATCTATCAGAAAGACGGCGAAGCGCTGGACCCCGACCAGCTATCCGGTGGCGAGCGTGCGCTGTTCAACCTCAGCCTGCGGGGTGCGATCTATCGGCTGCTCGCGGAGGGGATCGAAGGGGCCGCACCGACGCCGCCGCTGATCCTCGACGAACCGACGGTGTTCCTGGATTCGGGTCACGTCTCGCAATTGCTCGAACTGATCGAATATATGCGCACCGAGATCGGGGTCGAGCAGATTGTCGTCGTCAGCCACGACGACGAGCTGGTGGACGCAGCCGACGATCTGGTCCACGTCGATAAAGATGCCACCACCAACCGCTCGCAGGTCGAGCGCCGGGAGCGCGCCGGGCTCGTCGCCGATTGA